From a single Pyxicephalus adspersus chromosome 11, UCB_Pads_2.0, whole genome shotgun sequence genomic region:
- the LOC140340814 gene encoding uncharacterized protein isoform X2, with translation MSRQIPLSILLLTVLALAVGQNDCGNCLHLDSGAVIGIVTCDVVITVLIAGMAFWISSKVQKKKYDDKLQQKNSADNDHTYEIQNDKIEN, from the exons ATGTCTCGCCAGATACCCCTCTCCATTCTGCTACTGACAGTGCTGG CCTTGGCTGTTGGACAAAATG ATTGTGGAAATTGCCTGCATCTTGATTCTGGGGCTGTGATTGGCATCGTCACCTGTGATGTAGTCATCACTGTGCTGATTGCTGGCATGGCCTTCTGGATATCCAGCAAAGTGCAAAAGAAGAAATATGACG ataaacTACAACAGAAAAACTCAGCAGACAACGATCACACATATGAG